The DNA sequence AGACCCCCGATCACCGCACCCATCAGAAATGGGGTTGCGATACCGATAATGAGCATCGCGGTGAGGACCTCGATCTGGGTGAACCCCGCAGTAGGTCGAAAGAGACGGCGGAAGGGGGGCTGTTCAGCGCGTCGCATCGACGACCACCCCCGTCTCCGCCTCGACCGACAGCGCGAAGGGTTCTCCTGTGCGTGTGCTCTGCACCGCGAGCGCCGCGCCGGCCTCGGTCCGTCCGCTGGGCGTGAATACCACAGGGCCGAGCGGCCACGTGCCCCAGGCGACGTCCGGCGGAAAGCAGACCCGCTTGATCACGGTGGCGGCGTCCCCGAGCCAATAGGATGCCGCCTTGCCCGGACAGGCCGCATCCTCCGAAGAGAAGGTCACCGTCACGTCAACGCGCCTGGTGATGGCTTCTTGTTGAGCGACCCCGAGATCCGACGCCAGGAGATGGGCTACCGCCCGCGCGCGTTGAGTGCTGGCGTATCGAGCGTACGATGGGAAGGCGATCGCA is a window from the bacterium genome containing:
- a CDS encoding GspH/FimT family pseudopilin, producing the protein MNDWRVRIGHRTGFTLLETLIVISLLGIALAIAFPSYARYASTQRARAVAHLLASDLGVAQQEAITRRVDVTVTFSSEDAACPGKAASYWLGDAATVIKRVCFPPDVAWGTWPLGPVVFTPSGRTEAGAALAVQSTRTGEPFALSVEAETGVVVDATR